The Eriocheir sinensis breed Jianghai 21 unplaced genomic scaffold, ASM2467909v1 Scaffold452, whole genome shotgun sequence genomic sequence aaaatacgatgttctgagtacgacaatctggtaacgctggtcGACTCCACTAATTCTTCCTCCATGGTTGGCGCGCTTTCCCGGCGTTTGTTTACCTTCCGCGGCGGCCTCCTCCCTGTGCTCCTCCCCGCCTTACAATTACACACCGCCATGGGAATTACGGGCCTTTCCAAGCTGATCGCCGACGTGGCCCCTGCAGCCGTCAAGGAGAACGAGATGAAGAATTACTTTGGTGAGGCGCCGACATTTGGTAGCTCGTTATGGCCTTTCTTtaagctccttttttttttgtctgtaattATCGTATGTCAGTTGTCTTTATCTTCTCTGCAGTAACTATTCGTGTTTCCACCGTTATATCTCTCTCGTAGGTGATATTAAGTTAGTGTCATGGtataaggaaagagataaagggttAACCTATTTCCATGGTTAATTAAGAGAGTATTACAGTTGTCTTTATCTTGGCAGTAACCATTAGTGTTTCCACCGTTATATCTCTCTCGTAGGTGATATTAAGTAGGTGTCATGGtataaggaaagagataaagggttATGTGGCAATGGGGGAGTGGTTAGCGCGCCTACTCTAGTTATCTCCATGGTTAAGATCGTGTTAGTTGTCTTTATCTTCTCGGCAGCAACCATTCGTGTTTCcaccgttatctctctctctcgtggatcaTATTAAATAGGTGTCATGGTATAAGCAAAGTGGAAAAGGGTTAACCTATTTCCATGGTTAATTAAGAGAGTATTACAGTTGTCTTTATCTTGGCAGTAACCATTAGTGTTTCCACCGTTATATCTCTCTCTCGTAGGTGATATTAAGTTAGTGTCATGGTATAAGGAAAGAGATTAAGGGTTATGTGGCAATGggggagtggttagcgtgcctactgTAGTTATCTCCATGGTTAAGATCGTGTTAGTTGTCTTTATCTTCTCGGTAATAATCATCTTTCTTTCCGCGGGTATCTCACTCTCATCATTGATATTAAGTGGGTGTCACAGCTTATTCAGAGGGAAAATATGGTTATGTGGTAATGGGGGTGCCTAGCTATTTCCTTGGTTAAGATCATGGTACAGTTGTCTTTATCTTCTAGGCAATAATCATCTTTCTCTCCGCGGGTATCTCTCTCTTTGCAAACTGTGATAACCCCAGATGTCTCACcggccctgtgtcccgaggtaatgggttctctcccaccacaggctcaaaggtacagagataaggacacagaggaagaacaaacaacagcagacctgcttgtccttacgaggctgtttgtgacaagctacactaactatctaatcaaaggtggaagatgaaggacagcaaaggcaaaggcttggaaaaactgcatggaaattatgtaggaaagaggaaagaactaccattactgctaccactaaccgggcgataaaagcggacaaggacaccagtattcgaaagaacttaacgttattacgacaatgagtaatatcttagttgctggttggattcaaaacacttgtggctttaccgtgtagcagcaacgggccaaatttgtggctttaccgtgtagcagcgacgggccaaatttgtgccatgatataaccccccaaaattaatgatacataaactgatcacaaatgctttgatatatattatgaaatggtttgagtgagtgatgattttttctcattttcctcgcttagaaggaccattaagaaacatgatcctctcTGCTGCTGGGTTAAGGTGTCCAGTAAAGGTGTACGGTATTTTTGCCATTCACATCCACAAGTTATTTACCACCGTGTGTTTCCCTTCTGCAGGCCGTAAGGTTGCTGTGGATGCCTCCATGAGTCTGTATCAGTTCCTGGTGGCGGTGCGGCAGGAGGGGCAGATGCTGACCACTGCGGACGGCGAGACCACCAGGTATAGAAGTGTATTGATAACTATACaggcgacttgaactctttcaagaggagggtatcaggacacctctcctcccgaaactgacctatctttcggccacctctttggattctttttaggagcagcgagtagcgggcttttttttatattaatgtttcctttttttgtgcccttgagctgtctcctttgtaaaaaaaaaaaaaaaaaaaaaaaatatggtatgGTCAGTTGTAGCATTGGTTAGGCAGAAAATATGCATAAAAGCTACATTATGAGTTTATGACACTTGATAATGCATGTATATTTCTCTCAGTAAGTTTAATGGTTATGTTTATTTACCTATTTCCGACAGTCACTTGATGGGCTTTTTCTACCGCACGATCCGTATGGTGGACAACGGCATCAAGCCCGTGTACGTGTTTGATGGCAAGCCCCCCACCATGAAGGGCGGCGAGCTGGCCAAGCGGAAGGAGCGGCGCGATGAGGCTCAGAAGGCGCTGGAGCAGGCTGAGGAGGCGGGTGAgtgctggtgctgttgttgttattgttagcatttcgattgttattgtttttgttggaATTATTTTTCATTATGTCAGCTTTTTAATCGTTACTATATATATCCATTCCCTTGCTATTgatttttttatccttatttttatatataccctttttaacttttttatctAATTTATACACAGATAcaccatttttccattttttaatttttttttatttaatcttcattttttcatactGTTTCTTTACATACATCCTTTatcccatttttttcatcttgtcCCATTAtgttaactttacctaacctaacctaattaacccggtagcagcgacgggccaaatttgtggcttttccgtgtaccaacgatgggccaaatttctgccatgcataaactgatcacatatgcgttgatatatattatg encodes the following:
- the LOC126992367 gene encoding flap endonuclease 1-like isoform X1; the encoded protein is MVGALSRRLFTFRGGLLPVLLPALQLHTAMGITGLSKLIADVAPAAVKENEMKNYFGEAPTFGRKVAVDASMSLYQFLVAVRQEGQMLTTADGETTSHLMGFFYRTIRMVDNGIKPVYVFDGKPPTMKGGELAKRKERRDEAQKALEQAEEAGNVEDVEKFSRRLVKVTKTHTEEAKKLLELMGIPYVEAPCEAEAQCAALAKAGKVSVCDWM
- the LOC126992367 gene encoding flap endonuclease 1-like isoform X2, encoding MVGALSRRLFTFRGGLLPVLLPALQLHTAMGITGLSKLIADVAPAAVKENEMKNYFGRKVAVDASMSLYQFLVAVRQEGQMLTTADGETTSHLMGFFYRTIRMVDNGIKPVYVFDGKPPTMKGGELAKRKERRDEAQKALEQAEEAGNVEDVEKFSRRLVKVTKTHTEEAKKLLELMGIPYVEAPCEAEAQCAALAKAGKVSVCDWM